A single window of Balaenoptera acutorostrata chromosome X, mBalAcu1.1, whole genome shotgun sequence DNA harbors:
- the LOC102999243 gene encoding hypoxanthine-guanine phosphoribosyltransferase-like, protein MDPRVAPALWTELLAQDVMKEMGGHHIMGLCVLKWGYKFFADLLDYIKAPNRNSDKSIPMTVDFIRLKIYCNNQSTGDIKVIGGDNLSTLTGKNFLIVEDIIDTDKTMQTLLSLVKQHNPKMVKVASLLVKRTPRSVGYRPDFVGFEIPDKFVIGYALDYNEYFRDLNHACVISETRKAKYKA, encoded by the exons ATGGATCCCAGGGTTG CCCCAGCACTGTGGACTGAATTGCTGGCTCAAGATGTGATGAAGGAGATGGGAGGCCATCACATCATGGGCCTCTGTGTGCTCAAGTGGGGCTATAAATTCTTTGCTGACCTGCTGGATTACATCAAAGCACCAAACAGAAATAGTGATAAATCTATTCCTATGACTGTAGATTTTATCAGACTGAAAATCTACTGTAATAACCAGTCAACAGGTGACATAAAAGTAATTGGTGGAGATAATCTCTCAACTTTAACTGGAAAGAACTTCTTGATTGTTGAAGATATAATTGACACTGACAAAACAATGCAAACCTTGCTTTCCTTGGTCAAGCAGCATAATCCAAAGATGGTCAAGGTTGCAAGCTTGCTGGTGAAAAGGACCCCTCGAAGTGTCGGTTATAGACCAGACTTTGTTGGATTTGAAATTCCAGACAAGTTTGTTATAGGATATGCCCTTGACTATAATGAATACTTCAGGGATTTGAATCATGCTTGTGTCATTAGTGAAACTAGAAAGGCAAAATACAAAGCCTAA